From one Lycium ferocissimum isolate CSIRO_LF1 chromosome 7, AGI_CSIRO_Lferr_CH_V1, whole genome shotgun sequence genomic stretch:
- the LOC132063810 gene encoding mitochondrial adenine nucleotide transporter ADNT1-like encodes MASEDVKASESAVEKIVNLAEEAKLARQEIRPTSHAVITICKSLVAGGVAGGLSRTAVAPLERLKILLQVQNPHSIKYNGTISGLKYIWRTEGFKGLFKGNGTNCARIVPNSAVKFFSYEQASKGILYLYQQQTGNEDAQLTPLLRLGAGACAGIIAMSATYPMDMVRGRITVQTEKSPYQYRGMVHALSTILREEGPRALYKGWLPSVIGVIPYVGLNFAVYESLKDWLVKTKPLGLVDDSTELGVVTRLACGAVAGTVGQTVAYPLDVVRRRMQMVGWKDASSIVTGDGRSKASLEYSGMIDTFRKTVRYEGFRALYKGLVPNSVKVVPSIAIAFVTYEQVKDLLGVEIRISD; translated from the exons ATGGCTTCAGAGGATGTGAAGGCGAGCGAATCAGCTGTGGAGAAAATAGTGAATCTGGCTGAAGAGGCGAAGCTAGCTAGACAGGAAATCAGGCCGACTAGCCATGCTGTCATCACTATCTGCAAATCACTCGTTGCCGGAGGTGTCGCCGGAGGCTT GTCACGAACTGCTGTAGCCCCACTGGAACGGCTAAAGATATTGCTCCAG GTTCAAAATCCACATAGCATAAAATACAATGGTACCATTTCCGGCTTAAAATATATCTGGAGAACTGAGGGGTTCAAAGGACTGTTCAAGGGCAATGGCACCAATTGTGCACGTATCGTCCCAAACTCAGCAGTCAAATTCTTCAGCTATGAGCAAGCCTCCAA GGGTATACTATATCTTTACCAGCAACAAACTGGCAATG AGGATGCGCAGCTCACTCCCTTACTACGTCTTGGAGCTGGAGCTTGTGCTGGCATAATTGCCATGTCTGCAACTTACCCAATGGACATGGTGCGGGGCAGAATCACTGTGCAG ACAGAGAAGTCTCCTTATCAGTACAGAGGAATGGTCCATGCTCTATCCACCATACTCCGTGAGGAAGGTCCCCGTGCTTTGTATAAAGGATGGCTTCCTTCTGTCATAGGAGTT ATTCCATATGTGGGACTTAACTTTGCAGTTTATGAATCTCTAAAAGACTGGTTGGTCAAAACAAAACCACTTGGTCTAGTTGATGATTCTACGGAGCTTGGTGTTGTTACAAGGCTGGCATGTGGGGCTGTGGCAGGGACTGTGGGGCAAACTGTTGCTTACCCTCTTGACGTTGTACGCAGAAGGATGCAGATGGTGGGTTGGAAAGATGCTTCATCCATCGTTACTGGTGATGGGAGGAGCAAGGCTTCCCTTGAATATTCTGGTATGATTGATACTTTCAGGAAAACAGTTAGGTATGAGGGCTTCAGGGCCTTGTACAAGGGTTTGGTGCCTAATTCAGTGAAG GTTGTCCCTTCAATAGCTATTGCTTTTGTTACATATGAGCAAGTGAAAGACCTATTGGGAGTTGAGATCAGGATATCTGACTGA
- the LOC132063811 gene encoding uncharacterized protein LOC132063811 has product MGESAAIKGMVQEEHLVDTEEDENSRALFLKELNLVLILSFLSLSSEELDFEAKEINENVKVQQQQKVVSHLRCRKRGGINQYNTVEPEIQRSSTKFRDCRHCRRM; this is encoded by the exons ATGGGTGAATCTGCTGCAATCAAGGGAATGGTGCAAGAAGAACATTTAGTGGATACAGAGGAAGATGAAAATTCAAGGGCACTGTTTCTTAAAGAGCTGAATCTTGTTCTAATTCTCTCGTTTCTTTCATTATCATCTGAAGAACTTGATTTTGAGGCAAAGGAGATTAACGAAAATGTCAAAGTTCAGCAACAACAAAAAGTTGTTTCTCATCTACGTTGCAGAAAACGGGGTGGTATCAATCAATACAATACTGTTGAACCAGAAATACAGAGGTCCTCAACCAAGTTTAGAGATTGCAG GCATTGCAGAAGAATGTGA